The Flavobacterium sp. N2270 genome contains the following window.
TTGTACCTGCACTATTAGTAGCATATACTCTAAAATTATAAGCTGTATTTGCTGTTAAATTACTAATTGTACTAGAAAAAACATTAGCCGTTTCTGATGTTCTATTATCATTAATTGTAGGATTTAAACTTGTGCTCCAACAAACTCCGCGAGAGGTAATTTCTCCTCCACCAGTAGATGTAACATTTCCGTTAATTTTAATAGTTGTGTAAGTAGCCTCTACATTACCTGCAGTTGTATCGCTAGAAACTGTTGGTGCATCAACTTGATTAGAATCATCACTATCACAACTTGTTGCAACGATAAAGAAGAATGATAATAAAATAGTTTTAAAGAAATAATTTTTCATAATTAATTTAATTTAATTTATCTACTCCAAAATTTAGTTGGCTTTTCGATATGTTCCCAACTTTTGCAAATCCAAATAAAAAACTAGTAATCAAATAGTTATTATAAATCTAATTTACAAAATTTTACTTAATTAATTTAAATTTTTATTTTTTATAATCAAAATCGTAAAAAAAATAAAATTTAACCAATATTGACAAAGCAAAATCTATGCCACAAAAATATCTGCATTCTACAGAGCTTTTGTATTTTTACACGATATTTTAGAACTATGAGCATTGAAGAAAAGGTGTATTTGGTAAACGAATTGTACCAAAACCTAGAAACAGAGATTAAAACTTTTCAAACGCAAACGAAGCTCTCTTGTGTTGTAGGTTGTGGTAAATGCTGTTCTACTCCTGATATTGATGCTTCTCCATTAGAGTTTCTACCTTGGGCTTTTCATATTTTTATTGAAGGTGAGGCCGAAGAAAAATTAACTATTCTAAACAACACAACAACTCCAAATTGTTATTTATACCAACCTAAGTCAATTGAAGAATACACCAAAGGACAATGCAGCGATTATAAACATCGCGGTTTAATTTGTCGTTTATTTGGTTACGGCGCAACAACAGACAAGTATGGACAATTACGTATTGCTAGTTGTAATATTATTAAAGAAGGACAAAAAGAGAATTTCGACAAAAGTACAGAAGCTATAAATAACGGATTGCAAATTCCCATTTTTACCGAGTATTATATGCAACTTTCTCAAATAGATTTTAGAATGGGAAATGTTTTTGTACCCGTAAACAAAGCTATGAAGCTTGCTTTAGAAGAAGTTTTACAATATTATGCTTACCGACCTTTTCCAGATAATTATAAAGGAGAAAAACTTTAATTTTATAATCAAGAGAAACCTAACATTCAATCACTTAATAGACTACCTTCGAAAGAAATTAATGTCAATAGAAAACCGTGTTAGATTAGTTGAAGAATTATACAAAAATCTTGATCTAGAAATTGCCGAATTTCAAACACAAACTAAACTTGGTTGTATTGCAGGATGTGGAAAATGCTGTACTAAACCAGACATTGAAGCTTCACCTCTAGAATTTTTACCTTGGGCTTTTCATCTTTTTTTAAACGGAGATGCAGAAGCTGTTTTAGCCAAACTTAAAGTAAAACAAAGCTCTATTTGTCATATTTACCAACCTTTATCTTTATTAGATAGTAATTCGGGAAGTTGTGGAGATTATCCATATCGCGGACTAATTTGTCGCCTTTTTGGATTTGGAGCAACGAAAGATAAGTATGGCGCTTTACGATTGGCTACATGCAAAATAATCAAAGAAAGTCAAACTGAAAATTTCAATACATCTACAGAAGCCATAAACAATGGATTGCCAGTTCCTGTTTTTACAGATTACTACATGAATTTATCTCAAATAGATTTTAGAATGGGAAATGTTATTGTTCCTGTAAATACCGCTTTAAAACTAGCCATTGAAGAAGTCCTACGATATTATGCGTATAGAGATTTACCAGAAGGTTTTCCTAATTGTGCTTAAATTTTATATTTTTCATCTATTACTTTTCGAATTGAAACAAAACCAATTTTTTCTAAATCAATTTCATTTCGGTTTACCCAAATTAAATCTTGAATTTCATCTTCAGCATTTATAGAAATCATATCTGTATTAAGCGGATATTCGTAAAAAATATCCATCGTTCTATACGGCACGTTTTTGTATAAATAATTATTTGGAGAAGTAGTAATGTATTTTAAATCGTTTGGAATAATGTCTAAACCCAATTCTTCTTTAATTTCTCTACAAGCAGCCGCTTCAGCATTTTCGCCTGGGTCAATAAATCCACCTGGTAAATCCCATTTTCCTTTATCAGGATCAACATTTCTAACGGTAAACAATATTTTGTCTTCAAAAGTAAAAACAATGGCTACAGCCGCTGCAATATTATGATAATAGGTAAAATCGCAATCATTACAATGAAAACGAACGTTATTTGGAAAAGTGAAATTTTCAGATTTACAATTGGGGCAAAATTTAAAGAAAGTCATATTGAATATCAATTACGAATTATGAATTACAAAGAAACAATTCATAATTAACAATTCATAACTCACAATTATTAATTCTATATTTGTACCATGCAAAATCACTTAGTAATTATAGGAACCGTTTGGCCAGAACCAACCTCAACAGCAGCAGGAACTCGAATGTTGCAAATTATTGAAGTGTTTCAAAAAGAAAACCATACAATTACTTTTCTGTCTTCGGCAAGTAAAGGTGAAAATTCTTTTGATTTAGAAAGTATAGGAGTTCAAACAAAAAATATTCAGTTAAACGATTCTAGTTTTGATGTTTTGATTACTGAATTAAACCCAACAATTGTTTTATTTGATCGTTTTATGATGGAAGAACAATACGGTTGGCGTGTAGCTGAAAATTGCCCAAATGCTTTACGAATGTTAGACACAGAAGATTTACATTTTCTTAGAAAGGCAAGAGAAACAGCATTCAAACAAAATAAAACTGTAGCTTTTGAAGATTATATTTCTGATATTTTTAAACGCGAATTGGCTTCCATTTATAGATGTGATTTGAGTTTAATTATTTCGGAATTTGAAATGCAATTGCTCACCGAAACTTTTAAAGTAAATAGTGATATTTTACATTATTTACCTTTCATGGTGGAAGTTTTAAACGAGAATTCATTTGAAAAGATTCCAAAGTTTGAAGAAAGAAAGCATTTTATAAGCATAGGCAACTTTTTACACGAACCAAATTGGCAAACTGTACTCCAACTGAAAAAGCTTTGGAAATCAATTAAAAAAGCACTTCCTGAAGCCGAAATGCATATTTATGGTGCTTATGTTTCAGAAAAAGCAAAACAATTGCACAACGATAAAGAAGGTTTTCTTATTAAAGGAAGAGCTGAAAGTGTTGAAAAGGTTTTTAATTCGGCTAAAGTTTTGCTCGCCCCTATCCCTTATGGTGCCGGTTTAAAAGGAAAATTATTAGAAAGTATGCAATTGGGGTTACCCAATGTTACCACTAAAGTTGGTGCCGAAGCTATGCCTGAAAATTTAGATTGGAATGGTTGTATTGCAAATTCAGATGAAGAGTTTATTGAAAAAGCAATTGAATTGTATTCAAATGAAGCACTTTGGAATACTGCACAAAAAAACGGAATTTACTTAGTAAATCAACGTTTTGAAAAGTCGCTTTTTGAAACTGATTTTGTTACAAAAATTGGCGATTTGCTTTCGAATTTAGAAACACATCGCAACCAAAACTTCTTAGGTCAAATTTTACAACATCAAACCATGCAAAGTACCAAGTTTATGAGCCGTTGGATTGAGTTGAAGAATAGGAATTGTTGATTTGATTATTGGAAATTAAACTTTTATATAAAACCTCTTAAACTTTTAAAGCAAATTTTACCCATGAATAGATTCTGATTTTCCGTAGCTCGCAATAATTTTGGCTTCTGCTTCCAACCATTCTTCCCAACGCTTTTTTACATCAATATCAGTTCCTATTTTTGTTGCAAAACCAATAAATGCAGTATAATGGTTGGCTTCACTAATCATTAAATCTCTATAAAAAACAGCTAATTCTTTATCGGAAATTGTATCTGAAAGCACTTTAAAACGCTCGCAACTTCTGGCTTCAATCATTGCAGCAAATAAAAGTCGTTCTACCACAAATTGTTGTCTACTTCCGCCTTTTAGCATAAAATTATACAATTCATTTACATAACTATCTTTTCGCTCACGTCCTAAAACCCAACCGCGTGATTTTATAATATCATGCACTTGTTCAAAATGATCCATTTCTTCTTTAGCAATAGAAATTAATTCGTTTACTACTTCGGTATGTTCTGGCAACATGGTAATAAGCGTAATACAATTTGTAACTGCTTTTTGTTCGCACCAAGCATGGTCTGTTAGAATTTCTTCTAAATTACCTTCTGCAATATTTGCCCAACGCGGATCTGTAGGAAGTTTTAATTTGAACATGGATAAAAAATTATGAATTGTAAATTATAAGTGCAAATTTAAGAAGATTTAGGTTCTAAACCTAAAAGAGAAATATCCCAATTTAAATGAACATCATAAAAAATACGTCCGGTTTTAATAGTTAATGGGCAGTCAAAATTATTAGTATACAAACCCCCAGTTCCTAAACCTTGAGGCAATGGATTTTGTAAAGTATAGGTAAATTGTGTGATTGCATTTAAGCCAATATTACTTTCTAAAGCAGAGGTAATCCACCATTTAATATTGAATTTTTCAGCAATAGAAATCCACTCCAAAGTTCCTTTAAATCCACCTACTAAACTTGGTTTTAAAATGATGTATTGTGGTTTAATTTTTTGTAATAATTGTTCTTTATTTTCAATACCAAAAACTCCTATTAGCTCTTCATCTAACGCAATAGGCAAAGGAGTTATTTCACACAACTCTGCCATCGTGTCAGTGTTGTTTTTTGCAATAGGCTGTTCAATGCTATGAATTTCAAAACCAGCTAATTGCTTCAATTTACTTAAAGCTTCATTTAACTTAAAAGCACCGTTAGCATCCACTCTTATTTCAATGGTTTTAGCATTAAAATTTTGACGAATAAAACGTAACAAACCTAATTCCTTCTCAAAATCAATTGCTCCAATTTTAAGCTTAATACATCGGAAACCTTGAGCTAGTTTTTCTTCTATTTGCTCTTTCATAAAATGCTCTTCGCCCATCCAAACCAAACCATTAATTTCCATACTTTTTTTACCCAAAGTAAACTCCGAAGGAAACAACTCAAAAGGTGTTTTTGAAGCTAATGAAAGAAACGCCATTTCTACTCCAAATTGAATAGAAGGAAACTCCATTAAAGCTTCCCAAAGTGAGTCTTTACCTAAATGAATATTTGCACAAACCCATTGCAATTTTTCTTCATAATCTGGTCGGTCATCAATAGAAAGGGTTCTTAAAATTCCGCATTCTCCTATTCCAATTTTCCCGTTTTCTTCTAAGATTAAAAACCAAGTTTCCTTAGTAGTTAAAACTCCACGCGAAGTACCACTTGGACGTTTAAAGTTTAGTATGTATTTCTTATAAGTTGCTTTCATTTTTCAATTGCAATGTCAAAATTCAAATCTCAACTTCAAGAAAAAAAGGCAATTTTAAATATTGCTTTTTGAAGTTGTAATTGTTTTTTTTTAGTTTTTCTTAATCTAAGATTCTATCTATCTTTTTAAAATCATCAGTTGGAAATCCGTGTTTTTCAAATTCTTTAAAATCAAGTTGTACTTGTTTTTTCCATGTATTTCCAGTAAAAAGACTCTCGTTCTTGTATTTTTTATGAATTTCTTTAGCTTCTGAAATTCTATCGGTAAACAAATAAACATGAGCTAAATTCAACTGAAAATTAATTTCTGAAGGTTGTAATTGTAAACCTTTTGCATAGGTTTCTTCCGCTTTAGTAAATTGCTTTGAAAATAAATAATAATCTCCTAAAACTCCGTAATCTCTATAAGTTGCTCTGTTTTTATTGAAAATATCAACTTGTATAATTTTAATGGCTTCTTGGTAATTTCCTTTGTTGAATTCTTTCATCGATTTGTTTCTAAACGTATCGTAAAAGACATTTACTTCTCCTGTTTTTGTTAAACTTTCTTCTGTAAATGATTCTATAACTTTATTTTTTTCTATTGGTAATAAGTTATTGAATTCTGTATTGGTATACTTAGAGCTTACCAATTCTAAAAATTGAGCACAAAAAGCATCTTTGTTTTTTAAATTAGTCACAACCGGTAATTTTTTAGCAAAACTGATTATCGTATTTTTTGCATCAGAATTCCAACCTCTACTTGCTACATTGTCAACCCAAGGAACAATTTCTAATACTATTCTTTGATTCATAACCCAATTCTGACTTTCAAAACCAAACCATAAATAAGGAATATTGTCCAAGCACTTTGAGTTTTTAAGCGCAATAAGTTTTGCATCTTTAGTTACTTTCTCTTTTTGAACATAACAAGCTAAATCTACATTGGCTTCTTTTAAATATACATTTGCACCTTCTGCAGTTGGAAATATAGCATAAGTACATTTGTCATTACCTGAAATGCTTGAGGTTAAAAAAACCGCACCTGCAGCACCTTGAGAAACTCCTGTGGGATCGGGAATTGACTTTAATATTGAAACCAAACTACTCGATACATTTTGAGTATCATTTAACAATGAAATTCGATAAACAAATTCAGTTGTACCAATAGGTAAATCTTCTGATTTAATTAATATGCGTTTTCCAGCACTTAAAGAAATTTCTTTTGAAGTGGCTCTTTGGTTATCCCAATATCCATTTTGTTGAGCAAATGAAATAGTTGAAATAAATAATATCAGTAAAGTATATTTTCTCATAGTTATTTTGAAATTGTTTTTTCTACAATTCAATACTTGTGCCAATTTCTAATAACATCAAATCTTTGTCTTTATCAAAGAATTTACGTTTTGCTTCTTCATGATTGATTTCGATATAACCAAAAGTATCGTAATGATAACCTAAAATTTTATCACATTGAATAAAATCAGAGGCAATAATAGCATCATCAACATCCATAGTAAAATTACTTCCTATGGGTAAAATGGCTAAATCTAATTTGGTACGCAATGGAATTAACTTCATGTCCATTGTTAATGCAGTATCTCCTGCAATGTAAATGTTTTTGCGTTCTCCTTCAATTATAAATCCACCTGGCTGACCGCCATAAGTTCCATCAGGAAAAGACGAAGTGTGAATAGCATTTACATATTTTACCATTCCAAATTCAAAATCCCAACTTCCACCGTGGTTCATTGGATGAAAATTAAAACCTTTATTTCCATAATGCGTTGCAATTTCATAGTTCGACACAATAACTGCATCTGTACGCTTTGCAATGGCTTCAACGTCTAAAATATGATCTTGATGCGCATGAGTTAGTAAAATAAAATCGGCTTTTAATGAATTAATATCAATATGAGCTGCTTTTGGGTTACCCGAAATAAAAGGATCAACTAAAATGTGGACCTCATCTACTTCAATTCCTATACAAGCGTGACCGTAAAATGTAATTTTCATATTTTTGAAATTAAATATTAGTAAAAACTAAAGTTAAACAAAATAATAAACTTAAAGCAAAAGTACTCAACGCTACTTTTTTTAATTCTGGATCAAATTCTTCATATTTTTTGGCTTTTTTAACTGTTTTTAAGTGCATTACAAGCACAAATACAATTGGCAAATAAATATACATTACAATCGTAATTAATCCGCTAAAAAATATAAACAAAACTAAAGCTGTAAGAATTAGAGCAAAATGATATTTCTTAGCTTTCTCTAATCCCATTTTAACTACCAAAGTATTCTTTCCTGCTATTCTATCATTTTCAATATCGCGCATATTGTTTAAATTTAAAACGGCAACACTTAACAATCCAATAGCAATTGCTGGTAAAAGTAGTTTCCAATCTACAAAATGCGTGAATAAAAAATTAGAACCCATTACGGAAACCAATCCGAAGAAAATGAATACAAATAAATCGCCAAAACCGCTGTAACCGTAAGCATTACTCCCAACAGTATATTTAATTGCTGCTCCAATAGCGCCAACTCCTAATAAGATAAAAACCAGACTTAAAACAAAGTTTTCCTTTCCAAAAGCTATATAGATTAAAGTCAAAGCAATGATGAAAGTAATTATTGCAGTTATAATAACTGCTTTTTTCATTTGTTGGGCAGTTATAATTCCGGCTGCAACTAAACGCTTCTCTCCTATTCTATTGTCATCTGTTCCTTTAATTCCGTCACCATAATCATTAGCAAAATTAGAAAGTACTTGTAATCCTAAAGTTGTCAACAATGCCAAAACCACTATTTTCCAATTAGAATATCCTTGATGATAGGCATAAGCGCTACCAATGATTATTCCCGATAGAGATAAAGGTAATGTTCGTAATCGTGCGGCTTGAATCCAGTGTTTCATATTTCTTCAATCTTAATTTACATCCATTTTTTAGTACTTATTTCTACTTGATACAACCATTTATTACTCAATTGCGTAATTTGATTATAAAATCCTGTTGTAAAAGCAATAGTTCCACCTGCAGTGTACAAATATACACTTCCAATGTTCAACCTCTTTTGCCAAAAGAATTGATTGGTTTTAATGGCTTGAATTTTATAAGGTTCAATAATAGCTGTATCAATATCCCAAAAACCAGATTGCACCAAAATAAAATTAGGTGTAACCATTAACTTGTAGTTTTTATACAAACGCCAACAACTTAATGTTCCAATAATAAAGTATAATGTTGCAAATAAGTACAATTTATTCCAAAGCAAGAAATGGGCAAACGTGTTTACCGATAGAATAATTGCAATTGGCAAAAGAATCATAAAAATAAAACGAATCCAAAATTTTCTAATACTTGGAAAATACACTTCCTGATTTGTAATTTCTTTATTATAAACAAAATCTAATATTTGGTTTTTCATCACTTCTGAACAACCAGGAACTTCAATTCTATCTTTCTTTTTTTCTTTAGAATTTGCTTCACTTGAAGCTTGTTCTACTCTTAAATTTCTTATATCTAATTTTTCTTGAAAATAATTCTGAGAAATTTTAATCAGTTGCACTTTAATAGGATTAATTATTGTGTTTCGAGTAGTAATTAATCCGTAAGTAAGTAAAAGAGAATGTTTAGTTCGGGTAATCTTAAAATCGAAAAAACGAACAATCGTTCGAACTAAATTTATTGCAATAATCAATATGAAAATAAATACAAAACCTATAATTACCGAAAGTAAAACCGAATTAAAGTTCAAATAGTTTTCAATAGAATTAGTGTCAATTTTATCCTCAATATGAATTTGCCTTCCGTTTTCCCAAAGTGTATTTAATACTAAAAACAACCAACCAAAAGTTTCTACATATCTTGAAGTAATTCCGGTTTTTATTAAGGTAAAAAATCCAATTTTTATCGTTTTAGCTTCTGTAGATTGAATTGATTCGTCATTATTAACAACATCAATTGTTTCAGTTTCATTTAAAAGTTCAATAGTTTCCTTTAATTGATTGGCAATATAACTTGAAACTGCTTTAATTTCTACTTCTTTTTTTCCGCTTCCAGCCGTATCTACATTAATTTCATATAATTTGAATACTTTATGCAACAAATTCTGATTTAGGTTAATTTGTTGAATTTTATGCAGTTGAATACTAATTTTAGATTTTTTTAAAAATCCTTTTTGAATAATCAACTCTTTCGATTTGTAATCAATTTGAAACGTAAAAAAATAATATCGAATAAAAGTACCTAAAACCGAAAGCAACACAATGGCCAATCCTAACCAAATTAAACTCATTTTGTATTTCTCAAAATTCATTGCAAAAACTACAAATATTGCAATAGATGCACGAATTAGCTTTTGCATAGAATCTAAAAACAAAATAGAAATTCCGAGTTTAGATTGGCGTTGCGGAATTGAGAAATCAAATTTCATCTTGGTCATCTAAATTTTGATTTGTTTCCTCTTCTGATTCTTCGATTAAAGCATCAATTTTTTGAATGATCCAAATTTTATAACGTTGTGCTTCTTCAAAAGTCAATCCGTTAATTTCTAAATCGGTTGAACTTCCTCCAGCTGTAAACAATTCTAAAGAAGCCAAACCAAAATAACGAGAAAACAAACCTTGATGCAAAGCAACATGTTGAATTCTTTTATAAGGAACTATCGTTGTGGTTTGAGAAATAACTCCCGATTTATAAATAGCATCGTGTTCGCGAAAGGCAAAACCTCTATATTTAAAACTCAAATTAGAAAACATGATACTAATTCCTAATGCTATTACATAACCAGTACCAATTAATAACCAAACTCTATTTGGAAAAAAATCACTTTGTAAAAAAGACAACACACCTAACCCAATACCTAATAAAGTAAAAACAATTCCAATATTAATTAAAATTACTTTGTAAAAAGCTGATTGAATCGGCTTTAATTGAACCGATTCAAATTGTGGTAAATCTGAAATTGATATTTCTTTATTTGTGAATTCTTCCATAAATTATGGTAAATATTTCTTTTCGAAATTTGGTTTACGTTTTTCTAAGAAAGCATCTCTACCTTCTTTTGCCTCATCAGTCATATAAGCCAAACGAGTTGCTTCACCAGCAAAAACTTGTTGACCAACCATTCCATCATCGGTTAAATTCATTGCGAATTTTAGCATTTTTATAGAAGTTGGAGATTT
Protein-coding sequences here:
- a CDS encoding fibronectin type III domain-containing protein, which encodes MKNYFFKTILLSFFFIVATSCDSDDSNQVDAPTVSSDTTAGNVEATYTTIKINGNVTSTGGGEITSRGVCWSTSLNPTINDNRTSETANVFSSTISNLTANTAYNFRVYATNSAGTSYGINQNYSTSSLDASMWNFLINNSGSSWNADVTFNADGTTVYDEPSDPGTYLTNGTWSLNGNILTYDMDSSEPTNASYQFTGTLLNSTMSGTFTWSGSPDQTWSAIEY
- a CDS encoding YkgJ family cysteine cluster protein is translated as MSIEEKVYLVNELYQNLETEIKTFQTQTKLSCVVGCGKCCSTPDIDASPLEFLPWAFHIFIEGEAEEKLTILNNTTTPNCYLYQPKSIEEYTKGQCSDYKHRGLICRLFGYGATTDKYGQLRIASCNIIKEGQKENFDKSTEAINNGLQIPIFTEYYMQLSQIDFRMGNVFVPVNKAMKLALEEVLQYYAYRPFPDNYKGEKL
- a CDS encoding YkgJ family cysteine cluster protein — its product is MSIENRVRLVEELYKNLDLEIAEFQTQTKLGCIAGCGKCCTKPDIEASPLEFLPWAFHLFLNGDAEAVLAKLKVKQSSICHIYQPLSLLDSNSGSCGDYPYRGLICRLFGFGATKDKYGALRLATCKIIKESQTENFNTSTEAINNGLPVPVFTDYYMNLSQIDFRMGNVIVPVNTALKLAIEEVLRYYAYRDLPEGFPNCA
- a CDS encoding NUDIX hydrolase, producing MTFFKFCPNCKSENFTFPNNVRFHCNDCDFTYYHNIAAAVAIVFTFEDKILFTVRNVDPDKGKWDLPGGFIDPGENAEAAACREIKEELGLDIIPNDLKYITTSPNNYLYKNVPYRTMDIFYEYPLNTDMISINAEDEIQDLIWVNRNEIDLEKIGFVSIRKVIDEKYKI
- a CDS encoding glycosyltransferase family 4 protein, which translates into the protein MQNHLVIIGTVWPEPTSTAAGTRMLQIIEVFQKENHTITFLSSASKGENSFDLESIGVQTKNIQLNDSSFDVLITELNPTIVLFDRFMMEEQYGWRVAENCPNALRMLDTEDLHFLRKARETAFKQNKTVAFEDYISDIFKRELASIYRCDLSLIISEFEMQLLTETFKVNSDILHYLPFMVEVLNENSFEKIPKFEERKHFISIGNFLHEPNWQTVLQLKKLWKSIKKALPEAEMHIYGAYVSEKAKQLHNDKEGFLIKGRAESVEKVFNSAKVLLAPIPYGAGLKGKLLESMQLGLPNVTTKVGAEAMPENLDWNGCIANSDEEFIEKAIELYSNEALWNTAQKNGIYLVNQRFEKSLFETDFVTKIGDLLSNLETHRNQNFLGQILQHQTMQSTKFMSRWIELKNRNC
- a CDS encoding tRNA-(ms[2]io[6]A)-hydroxylase; this translates as MFKLKLPTDPRWANIAEGNLEEILTDHAWCEQKAVTNCITLITMLPEHTEVVNELISIAKEEMDHFEQVHDIIKSRGWVLGRERKDSYVNELYNFMLKGGSRQQFVVERLLFAAMIEARSCERFKVLSDTISDKELAVFYRDLMISEANHYTAFIGFATKIGTDIDVKKRWEEWLEAEAKIIASYGKSESIHG
- a CDS encoding o-succinylbenzoate synthase, producing the protein MKATYKKYILNFKRPSGTSRGVLTTKETWFLILEENGKIGIGECGILRTLSIDDRPDYEEKLQWVCANIHLGKDSLWEALMEFPSIQFGVEMAFLSLASKTPFELFPSEFTLGKKSMEINGLVWMGEEHFMKEQIEEKLAQGFRCIKLKIGAIDFEKELGLLRFIRQNFNAKTIEIRVDANGAFKLNEALSKLKQLAGFEIHSIEQPIAKNNTDTMAELCEITPLPIALDEELIGVFGIENKEQLLQKIKPQYIILKPSLVGGFKGTLEWISIAEKFNIKWWITSALESNIGLNAITQFTYTLQNPLPQGLGTGGLYTNNFDCPLTIKTGRIFYDVHLNWDISLLGLEPKSS
- a CDS encoding tetratricopeptide repeat protein, whose amino-acid sequence is MRKYTLLILFISTISFAQQNGYWDNQRATSKEISLSAGKRILIKSEDLPIGTTEFVYRISLLNDTQNVSSSLVSILKSIPDPTGVSQGAAGAVFLTSSISGNDKCTYAIFPTAEGANVYLKEANVDLACYVQKEKVTKDAKLIALKNSKCLDNIPYLWFGFESQNWVMNQRIVLEIVPWVDNVASRGWNSDAKNTIISFAKKLPVVTNLKNKDAFCAQFLELVSSKYTNTEFNNLLPIEKNKVIESFTEESLTKTGEVNVFYDTFRNKSMKEFNKGNYQEAIKIIQVDIFNKNRATYRDYGVLGDYYLFSKQFTKAEETYAKGLQLQPSEINFQLNLAHVYLFTDRISEAKEIHKKYKNESLFTGNTWKKQVQLDFKEFEKHGFPTDDFKKIDRILD
- a CDS encoding metal-dependent hydrolase; this translates as MKITFYGHACIGIEVDEVHILVDPFISGNPKAAHIDINSLKADFILLTHAHQDHILDVEAIAKRTDAVIVSNYEIATHYGNKGFNFHPMNHGGSWDFEFGMVKYVNAIHTSSFPDGTYGGQPGGFIIEGERKNIYIAGDTALTMDMKLIPLRTKLDLAILPIGSNFTMDVDDAIIASDFIQCDKILGYHYDTFGYIEINHEEAKRKFFDKDKDLMLLEIGTSIEL
- the menA gene encoding 1,4-dihydroxy-2-naphthoate octaprenyltransferase codes for the protein MKHWIQAARLRTLPLSLSGIIIGSAYAYHQGYSNWKIVVLALLTTLGLQVLSNFANDYGDGIKGTDDNRIGEKRLVAAGIITAQQMKKAVIITAIITFIIALTLIYIAFGKENFVLSLVFILLGVGAIGAAIKYTVGSNAYGYSGFGDLFVFIFFGLVSVMGSNFLFTHFVDWKLLLPAIAIGLLSVAVLNLNNMRDIENDRIAGKNTLVVKMGLEKAKKYHFALILTALVLFIFFSGLITIVMYIYLPIVFVLVMHLKTVKKAKKYEEFDPELKKVALSTFALSLLFCLTLVFTNI
- a CDS encoding PH domain-containing protein, with the translated sequence MKFDFSIPQRQSKLGISILFLDSMQKLIRASIAIFVVFAMNFEKYKMSLIWLGLAIVLLSVLGTFIRYYFFTFQIDYKSKELIIQKGFLKKSKISIQLHKIQQINLNQNLLHKVFKLYEINVDTAGSGKKEVEIKAVSSYIANQLKETIELLNETETIDVVNNDESIQSTEAKTIKIGFFTLIKTGITSRYVETFGWLFLVLNTLWENGRQIHIEDKIDTNSIENYLNFNSVLLSVIIGFVFIFILIIAINLVRTIVRFFDFKITRTKHSLLLTYGLITTRNTIINPIKVQLIKISQNYFQEKLDIRNLRVEQASSEANSKEKKKDRIEVPGCSEVMKNQILDFVYNKEITNQEVYFPSIRKFWIRFIFMILLPIAIILSVNTFAHFLLWNKLYLFATLYFIIGTLSCWRLYKNYKLMVTPNFILVQSGFWDIDTAIIEPYKIQAIKTNQFFWQKRLNIGSVYLYTAGGTIAFTTGFYNQITQLSNKWLYQVEISTKKWM
- a CDS encoding PH domain-containing protein, yielding MEEFTNKEISISDLPQFESVQLKPIQSAFYKVILINIGIVFTLLGIGLGVLSFLQSDFFPNRVWLLIGTGYVIALGISIMFSNLSFKYRGFAFREHDAIYKSGVISQTTTIVPYKRIQHVALHQGLFSRYFGLASLELFTAGGSSTDLEINGLTFEEAQRYKIWIIQKIDALIEESEEETNQNLDDQDEI